In Arthrobacter citreus, a genomic segment contains:
- the tadA gene encoding tRNA adenosine(34) deaminase TadA, whose product MMPPTAQHEAWMDLALAEARRALSTQDVPIGAVVIGPDGTVIGTGRNEREASGDPTAHAEVVAIREAAATVGEWRLEGCTLVVTLEPCAMCAGAIVLARIPRVVFGAWDEKAGASGSVFDILRERRLNHWVEVFPEVRGQECGKLLTDFFGSRRSG is encoded by the coding sequence ATGATGCCCCCTACAGCGCAGCATGAGGCGTGGATGGATCTTGCCCTTGCCGAGGCCCGCCGAGCGCTCTCGACCCAAGACGTGCCCATTGGCGCCGTCGTTATTGGTCCCGACGGGACCGTGATTGGCACCGGACGCAATGAGCGTGAGGCCAGCGGGGATCCCACGGCGCATGCTGAAGTGGTGGCCATACGCGAGGCCGCCGCCACCGTGGGTGAATGGCGACTGGAGGGATGCACCTTGGTGGTGACCCTTGAACCCTGCGCCATGTGTGCAGGGGCAATTGTGCTGGCCCGGATTCCCCGCGTGGTCTTCGGGGCCTGGGACGAGAAGGCCGGCGCCTCGGGATCGGTGTTCGACATCCTTCGGGAGCGGCGCCTGAATCACTGGGTGGAGGTGTTCCCGGAGGTTCGTGGGCAAGAGTGCGGCAAGCTGCTGACGGATTTTTTCGGCTCTCGGCGATCGGGCTGA
- a CDS encoding CDP-alcohol phosphatidyltransferase family protein translates to MSHGTDRREIPQRSSRWAAKSADILAAANLTPNQISVGSVVFAAVGAAALIWSAQTGDAMIRAVLLAAAAACIPLRLLLNMLDGMLAVEKGMSSPVGDIYNELPDRISDVLFLAAAGIATAGLVTAGRVDVGMTLGFLAAVLAVLTAYIRCLGAALGTGNFFDGPLAKPHRMWLLMIGVLVAIAEPWLPWPEGWALFGTLALIAVGSLLTCARRLRRVSAALRAHSKDLPA, encoded by the coding sequence ATGAGCCACGGAACGGACAGGCGGGAAATTCCGCAGCGCAGCAGCCGGTGGGCGGCAAAATCTGCAGATATTCTTGCAGCGGCGAACCTCACCCCCAATCAGATCTCGGTCGGTTCAGTGGTGTTCGCCGCCGTAGGTGCCGCTGCGCTGATCTGGTCGGCACAGACCGGCGACGCCATGATTCGTGCCGTGCTTCTGGCCGCGGCTGCTGCCTGCATTCCGCTGCGTTTGTTGTTGAACATGCTCGACGGAATGCTGGCCGTGGAAAAGGGTATGAGCTCACCGGTGGGCGATATCTACAATGAACTGCCTGACCGGATCTCCGATGTGCTGTTCCTGGCGGCAGCAGGCATCGCCACCGCCGGGCTGGTGACCGCCGGCCGGGTCGATGTCGGGATGACGCTGGGATTCCTTGCGGCGGTACTCGCCGTACTCACCGCCTACATCCGCTGCCTAGGAGCAGCCCTCGGCACGGGAAATTTCTTCGACGGGCCCTTGGCCAAACCGCACCGCATGTGGTTGCTGATGATCGGCGTCCTGGTGGCCATCGCCGAACCATGGCTTCCCTGGCCGGAAGGGTGGGCACTGTTCGGTACCCTGGCGCTCATCGCGGTAGGCTCCCTGCTCACCTGTGCCCGCCGATTGCGCCGTGTCAGCGCTGCGCTGCGTGCCCACAGTAAGGACCTGCCAGCATGA
- a CDS encoding winged helix-turn-helix domain-containing protein translates to MSVASGYVHISLRNAQNRASAARQGAAGDFPRQYGAPAYGSQYGVQGFNPQPARPLQSVGSSDASPMTAPTPVVTPNGIPGPQSVSNDTVARGFVIYVGLDEDTAAANGTSLTKLAQEVRAYIQTLCPGAQSHAAVALAPAEAAGADIDVVRQALGDPTAQRRHRPEAPQVQAQTAPRPSGVLIDLSRREVHLDGDTLNLTFKEFELLNYLVENATRTVGREELLAGLWRNAEEVPNERTIDVHIRRLRSKLGRLANTVRTVRGQGYRFYEHPEVVVWAAPEYSI, encoded by the coding sequence ATGTCAGTAGCATCAGGGTACGTACACATTTCACTGCGCAATGCGCAGAACCGGGCCAGTGCAGCCCGGCAGGGCGCAGCAGGGGATTTCCCCCGCCAATACGGCGCACCGGCCTACGGATCCCAGTATGGGGTTCAGGGATTCAATCCCCAGCCCGCCCGTCCCCTGCAGTCAGTCGGGTCCTCCGACGCATCACCGATGACGGCGCCGACCCCAGTCGTCACGCCCAACGGAATCCCCGGTCCCCAGTCCGTCAGCAATGACACCGTGGCCCGCGGCTTCGTGATCTATGTGGGTCTCGACGAGGACACGGCAGCAGCCAACGGTACATCCCTGACCAAACTTGCCCAGGAAGTGCGCGCCTACATCCAGACGCTGTGCCCCGGAGCGCAGAGCCACGCCGCCGTTGCGCTGGCCCCGGCCGAGGCGGCGGGCGCCGATATCGACGTCGTGCGCCAGGCACTGGGCGACCCGACGGCGCAGCGCCGGCACCGTCCGGAGGCCCCGCAGGTCCAGGCGCAGACGGCACCGCGTCCCTCCGGCGTCCTGATCGATCTCTCCCGCCGTGAAGTGCACTTGGACGGCGACACCCTGAACCTGACCTTCAAGGAATTCGAACTGCTCAACTACCTCGTGGAGAACGCCACCCGGACCGTTGGCCGCGAGGAACTCCTGGCAGGCCTGTGGCGCAATGCCGAGGAAGTGCCGAACGAGCGGACCATTGACGTGCACATCCGCCGTCTCCGTTCAAAGCTCGGCCGGTTGGCGAACACGGTGCGGACAGTCCGCGGCCAGGGCTACCGCTTCTACGAGCACCCTGAAGTTGTGGTCTGGGCAGCACCCGAATACAGCATCTGA
- a CDS encoding phosphatidate cytidylyltransferase has product MTGWELGLLDSTSLKLLGGVVVVLVLATVVAWLLGRRLGTTGTIVNLKQRINAWWLMVALIGGVLAAGETVTILLFLLLSLLALREFITISPTGRGDHKVLVWLVFIIPALHYWFLWEHWYGMFSVFIPVYAFLFLPARNALAGQTTGFLQRTAAIQWALMVCVYAISYAPALLQLPLAMEAGRDAAEGSAPGTGGATGAHLLLFLLIVVQGSDVLQYVWGKTLGKHPIAPSVSPNKTWEGFIGGVLSATALGAALWWVTPFSPLMAALLAFISCVMGFAGGLVMSAIKRDRGIKDFGSTIPGHGGIMDRLDSLCFAAPVFFHAVRFFYT; this is encoded by the coding sequence GTGACCGGCTGGGAACTGGGGTTGTTGGACTCAACGTCACTGAAACTCCTTGGCGGCGTCGTCGTCGTTCTGGTTTTAGCCACCGTGGTGGCGTGGCTCCTGGGCCGCCGCTTGGGCACCACGGGCACCATCGTGAACCTGAAGCAGCGCATCAACGCCTGGTGGTTGATGGTCGCACTGATAGGCGGCGTCCTGGCAGCCGGCGAGACGGTGACGATCCTGCTGTTCCTGCTGCTGTCACTTCTGGCACTGCGGGAATTCATCACCATCTCACCGACCGGCCGCGGAGACCACAAAGTGCTCGTGTGGCTGGTGTTCATCATTCCCGCGCTGCACTACTGGTTCCTCTGGGAGCACTGGTATGGCATGTTCAGCGTGTTCATCCCGGTGTACGCCTTCCTCTTCCTGCCGGCGCGCAATGCGCTCGCCGGGCAGACCACTGGGTTCCTGCAGCGAACCGCAGCCATTCAGTGGGCGCTGATGGTGTGCGTCTATGCCATCAGTTACGCCCCGGCGCTCCTGCAGCTTCCGTTGGCCATGGAGGCAGGCCGGGATGCGGCCGAAGGCTCGGCGCCTGGAACTGGTGGGGCTACCGGCGCGCATCTGCTGTTGTTCCTGCTGATCGTGGTGCAGGGCTCCGATGTGCTGCAGTACGTGTGGGGCAAGACGCTCGGGAAGCACCCGATCGCACCGAGCGTGAGTCCCAACAAGACATGGGAAGGGTTCATCGGGGGAGTGCTTTCGGCCACCGCCCTGGGGGCTGCCCTTTGGTGGGTCACACCGTTCAGTCCGCTGATGGCCGCGCTCCTGGCGTTCATCTCCTGCGTGATGGGTTTCGCGGGAGGGCTGGTAATGTCCGCCATCAAGCGCGACCGCGGCATCAAGGACTTCGGCTCCACCATCCCCGGTCACGGCGGCATCATGGACCGCCTGGACTCGCTGTGCTTTGCGGCGCCGGTCTTCTTTCATGCCGTGCGGTTCTTCTACACCTGA
- a CDS encoding lysophospholipid acyltransferase family protein, with product MNVGRASRRSLARLISAFAGARVVTAAGGSELDLPGQAIYYANHSSHLDFLTIWAALPAELQQRARPVAAKDYWGSGVRKAFAEQIFNAYLVERHGSSSRRQRTSDSGVSPKGQVEGMAEVLAAGDSLIIFPEGTRGDGDTIAAFHGGLYKLARLHPEVPVVPVTLANLGRILPKGEVIPVPHLSTVIFCEPLHLDPDEDRETFLARARQVLVEGLAKHQGAQSTQDDGGPDPRHQGRQDNL from the coding sequence ATGAACGTTGGCAGAGCCTCCCGGCGCAGCCTCGCGAGGCTTATCAGCGCCTTCGCCGGTGCGCGAGTGGTGACTGCAGCCGGTGGATCTGAACTGGATCTACCCGGGCAGGCCATCTATTACGCGAACCATTCGAGCCATCTGGACTTCCTCACCATTTGGGCCGCACTGCCGGCAGAGCTTCAGCAACGCGCCCGTCCGGTGGCTGCCAAGGACTACTGGGGCTCTGGGGTGCGTAAGGCTTTTGCCGAACAGATCTTCAATGCCTATTTGGTCGAACGCCACGGCTCCAGCAGCCGCCGGCAGCGCACGTCGGACTCGGGGGTCAGCCCCAAGGGCCAGGTGGAGGGCATGGCTGAGGTGCTGGCCGCCGGAGATTCGCTGATCATCTTTCCGGAAGGCACCCGCGGCGACGGCGATACGATCGCCGCGTTCCACGGCGGACTCTACAAACTGGCCCGTCTCCACCCTGAGGTGCCTGTGGTCCCCGTGACGCTGGCCAACCTCGGACGGATCCTCCCCAAAGGCGAGGTGATCCCGGTGCCTCACCTCTCGACTGTCATCTTCTGCGAGCCCCTCCACCTGGATCCCGATGAGGACAGGGAGACGTTCCTGGCCCGCGCCCGGCAGGTTCTCGTGGAAGGCCTGGCTAAGCATCAAGGCGCGCAATCCACACAGGACGACGGCGGCCCGGACCCGCGTCATCAGGGCCGGCAGGACAACCTGTGA
- a CDS encoding DUF6507 family protein has product MKFNLTAHSTPTNGTAAQAGTADGTFVVMPEAVMAILNEAQTTAAEFNRLFAAAEANIINLADVCKAPPITTELSTYSSFMLKRTIRTAGGRITVAVDAVANAVLALIQGDGQMSDTAREAAALAAQDHVDEAPGAAGRSRYAGRGPAQAF; this is encoded by the coding sequence ATGAAGTTCAACCTCACGGCGCATAGCACCCCCACAAACGGAACCGCTGCGCAGGCGGGAACGGCTGATGGAACCTTCGTCGTCATGCCCGAGGCCGTCATGGCCATCCTGAATGAGGCGCAGACAACGGCGGCTGAATTCAACCGGCTCTTTGCAGCCGCCGAGGCCAACATCATCAACCTGGCAGATGTTTGCAAGGCCCCTCCCATCACCACTGAACTCAGCACCTACTCCTCCTTCATGCTCAAGCGGACCATTCGTACCGCCGGTGGCCGGATCACCGTTGCGGTGGACGCTGTGGCCAATGCCGTCCTGGCCCTCATCCAGGGCGATGGACAAATGAGCGACACGGCGCGGGAAGCGGCGGCCCTCGCAGCCCAGGACCACGTTGATGAGGCTCCGGGCGCGGCTGGCCGGTCCAGGTACGCGGGCCGCGGTCCGGCGCAGGCTTTCTAA
- the upp gene encoding uracil phosphoribosyltransferase, with protein MRVLVVDHPLVAHKLTVLRDKNTPSPVFRQLTEELVTLLAYEATRNVRVEPVQIETPVTKAVGTGLVKPTPLVVPILRAGLGMLEGMTRLVPTAEVGFLGMARNEETLEAITYAERLPDDLTGRQVFVLDPMLATGGTLREAIKFLFKRGAADITCICLLAAPEGLEILQSELADANVTIVLASIDERLDEKSYIVPGLGDAGDRLYGVVD; from the coding sequence ATGCGCGTACTTGTAGTGGATCACCCCCTTGTTGCCCACAAACTCACCGTTCTCCGCGATAAAAACACCCCTTCACCGGTGTTTCGTCAGCTCACGGAAGAACTCGTCACCCTTTTGGCCTATGAAGCCACCCGCAACGTTCGCGTTGAGCCCGTCCAGATCGAGACTCCCGTCACCAAAGCGGTTGGCACCGGACTGGTAAAGCCCACCCCGCTGGTGGTTCCGATCCTGCGTGCCGGCCTCGGCATGCTCGAAGGCATGACCCGCCTGGTCCCCACCGCCGAGGTCGGATTCCTGGGCATGGCCCGCAACGAGGAGACCCTCGAAGCGATCACCTACGCGGAAAGGCTTCCGGATGACCTCACCGGACGCCAGGTGTTCGTTCTGGACCCCATGCTGGCCACGGGCGGAACCCTCCGTGAAGCCATCAAGTTCCTGTTCAAGCGCGGCGCGGCTGATATCACGTGCATCTGCCTCCTGGCTGCTCCTGAAGGCCTGGAGATCCTGCAGAGCGAACTGGCGGACGCCAATGTGACCATCGTGCTTGCCTCGATTGACGAGCGCCTGGATGAGAAGTCCTACATTGTTCCGGGCCTGGGGGATGCCGGAGACCGCCTGTACGGCGTCGTCGACTAG
- a CDS encoding pyridoxamine 5'-phosphate oxidase family protein has product MSADQDGLDTVVKILEHAKIAQLTTMNAGGHLVSRPLELQETDSDGNLWFFTQDPSPKADEIRTNPNVNVSVHDSKGYLSISGTASITKDEGKIEELWKNSVSAWFDEGRDDPSIALIKVDADTAEYWASDEPRVASIFKIAKSTVTGDTPDIGKNDVVDL; this is encoded by the coding sequence ATGAGTGCAGATCAGGACGGACTGGATACAGTCGTCAAAATCCTCGAACACGCCAAAATTGCGCAGTTGACCACAATGAATGCCGGCGGGCACCTGGTGAGCCGGCCGCTGGAACTGCAGGAGACAGATTCCGACGGGAACCTTTGGTTCTTCACTCAGGATCCGTCCCCCAAGGCCGACGAGATCCGGACGAACCCCAATGTGAACGTCTCGGTCCATGATTCCAAGGGTTACCTCTCCATCAGCGGCACAGCTTCCATCACCAAGGACGAAGGCAAGATCGAGGAGCTGTGGAAGAACTCCGTTTCGGCCTGGTTTGATGAGGGCCGGGACGATCCATCCATTGCGCTGATCAAAGTGGATGCGGACACGGCCGAGTATTGGGCCTCCGATGAACCCCGGGTTGCCAGTATCTTCAAGATCGCCAAGAGCACGGTCACCGGGGATACGCCCGACATCGGCAAGAACGACGTCGTCGACCTCTAG
- a CDS encoding macrolide 2'-phosphotransferase produces MNTPDDVIALAVSNGLQVSAEGATVNEAGLDYRVIMASDETGRRWVLRVPRRTDVSEGMAAEVRILDLVAPVLAAQGVAVPDWQVRTTDLIAYPALPGAPGLTLSETGEVLWHMDPASPDYAARLGRLLACLHSLGEAEAEAAGVEVRSPEQVRQAWRDDVARVSAEFTVAPALSEAVQNWLEDDTCWPQKTVMTHGEIYPAHVLFGEHGTITGVLDWTTARVDDPARDLAAQYGAGGEEMLQATLAAYEQAGGHVHPGLAAQARHLWEASPLGYALYALTTGAEADRATAAAMLHPDIQPGG; encoded by the coding sequence ATGAACACGCCCGATGACGTCATCGCCCTGGCAGTGTCCAACGGCCTGCAGGTTTCCGCCGAGGGTGCGACCGTCAATGAGGCGGGCCTGGACTACCGCGTCATCATGGCCTCTGACGAGACCGGCCGCCGCTGGGTGCTGCGGGTTCCGCGCCGTACGGACGTGTCCGAGGGCATGGCCGCCGAGGTCCGCATCCTGGACCTCGTGGCACCGGTTCTCGCGGCCCAAGGGGTAGCAGTTCCGGATTGGCAGGTCCGCACCACGGACCTGATCGCATACCCTGCTCTGCCCGGTGCCCCGGGCCTGACATTGTCCGAGACCGGGGAAGTGCTCTGGCACATGGATCCGGCCAGCCCGGACTACGCCGCCCGTCTCGGACGGCTGCTGGCCTGCCTGCACTCTCTGGGCGAAGCGGAGGCCGAGGCAGCGGGGGTGGAGGTTCGATCCCCCGAGCAGGTCCGCCAGGCATGGCGGGACGACGTTGCGCGGGTGAGTGCGGAGTTCACCGTGGCCCCGGCTTTGTCCGAGGCGGTGCAGAACTGGCTCGAGGACGACACCTGCTGGCCACAGAAGACCGTGATGACCCACGGGGAGATCTACCCTGCCCATGTCCTGTTCGGCGAGCACGGCACCATCACCGGGGTTCTGGACTGGACGACGGCCCGCGTGGACGACCCCGCCCGAGACCTGGCCGCCCAGTACGGCGCCGGCGGGGAGGAGATGCTGCAGGCGACCCTCGCCGCGTACGAGCAGGCCGGTGGGCACGTGCACCCGGGCCTGGCCGCCCAGGCCCGGCATCTGTGGGAGGCCTCCCCTCTCGGGTATGCGCTGTACGCGCTGACGACCGGCGCTGAGGCTGACCGGGCCACGGCTGCCGCCATGCTCCACCCGGACATCCAGCCCGGGGGATAG